Proteins encoded by one window of Lathyrus oleraceus cultivar Zhongwan6 chromosome 1, CAAS_Psat_ZW6_1.0, whole genome shotgun sequence:
- the LOC127104109 gene encoding vegetative cell wall protein gp1-like, protein MFNEPISPPSSTPSSPPYYTISSDSEPYDPQSLTLAQLQARALATQQKSEPEANIPPPHEQPTTPPSEQPTPPPFEQPTPPPSEQPTTPPSKQPITPPSETPIVTPFENIIIPTSEPPTETTHTPPASPSPTPEPEPTFPTLEEAITLFVESLVEKIRSLSENSGISDNPSAVRIHYNRVIRWMTSEVLKLKGLFEQVRSDFIREAGERLQACLVREAEEKAKREAEEKARLEEEKRVREAAEKAVLLRLLLKRKQK, encoded by the coding sequence ATGTTCAATGAACCAATTTCACCACCCTCTTCAACACCCTCATCCCCACCTTACTACACCATCTCCTCTGACTCAGAACCTTATGATCCCCAATCTCTCACCTTGGCTCAACTTCAGGCTCGTGCACTTGCCACACAACAAAAATCTGAACCAGAAGCCAACATTCCTCCACCACATGAACAACCAACAACACCACCATCTGAACAACCCACACCACCACCATTTGAACAACCAACACCACCACCATCTGAACAACCAACAACGCCACCATCAAAACAACCAATAACACCACCATCTGAAACTCCCATTGTAACACCCTTTGAAAACATTATTATCCCTACCTCTGAACCTCCCACTGAAACTACCCACACACCACCGGCATCTCCATCCCCCACTCCTGAACCAGAACCTACCTTCCCCACCCTAGAAGAAGCAATTACTTTATTTGTTGAGTCTTTAGTGGAGAAGATCAGATCGCTATCTGAAAATTCTGGTATTAGTGACAATCCCTCTGCAGTGAGGATTCACTATAACAGAGTGATCAGATGGATGACCTCTGAGGTTTTAAAACTGAAAGGCCTCTTTGAACAAGTCCGCAGCGACTTCATTAGAGAAGCTGGAGAAAGGCTGCAGGCATGTCTAGTCAGAGAGGCAGAAGAGAAGGCCAAAAGAGAAGCAGAAGAGAAGGCTCGTCTAGAAGAAGAGAAAAGGgtcagagaagctgcagagaaggcTGTGCTGCTGCGGCTGCTGCTGAAGCGGAAGCAAAAGTAA